One window from the genome of Desulfovibrio intestinalis encodes:
- a CDS encoding ABC transporter ATP-binding protein yields MRASNSSLGSLFQMVGAHKGKMALACIFSLLTQLLGIAPFIILYFLIDRLAAGGAEAASPGMVWPFIGAAVVCLVFKYVFSGLSSTLSHASAYDILYDLRIAIAERLPRLPLGFFNQTASGQIKKVMLEDVEQMEIFIGHNLPDLVGSFLYLLLSMGVLFCVDWRLAILSICLLPIGIVAQALTVSRNKDMRGKYFTANENANAAMVQYIQGMPIIKAFTRTESSFKAYADSVSECAYYEAEMCKRWSTPMTIFTMCINANMLLILPVGALMYLNGSITLSVLLLFLLMGLGLGATLHQLMTLGSFLEHQVEGRKRIDYLLSYPTLPETTQPLKPADSSVGLKDVSFAYAEQEVLRNVSVNLNPGQFLALVGPSGAGKSTLARLIPRFWDVKSGSISLGGADIRNMTMDDLMDHVSFVFQDIFLFNDTIEANLRIGKADATKEEIEAAAKMAQCHDFIMSLEGGYAHVVGEKGSVISGGEKQRICIARALLKNSPVLVLDEATAFIDPENEAKIQKALNALVRDKTLIVVAHRLSTITSADEIMVLDGGAVVARGTHEHLLETNPLYQKMWAAHMSSKDWNLTATEALA; encoded by the coding sequence ATGCGCGCCAGTAATAGCAGTTTGGGAAGCCTTTTTCAGATGGTTGGGGCCCACAAGGGCAAAATGGCATTGGCCTGCATCTTTTCATTATTGACCCAGTTATTGGGTATCGCGCCATTTATCATCCTGTATTTTCTCATTGACCGTTTGGCCGCTGGCGGGGCAGAGGCCGCCAGTCCCGGCATGGTTTGGCCATTCATTGGCGCGGCCGTTGTCTGCCTTGTCTTCAAGTATGTTTTTTCAGGCCTGTCCTCGACGCTTTCTCACGCTTCTGCATACGATATTCTTTATGATCTGCGCATTGCCATCGCAGAAAGGCTGCCACGGCTGCCGCTGGGCTTTTTCAACCAGACCGCCAGCGGGCAGATCAAAAAAGTCATGCTTGAAGACGTGGAGCAGATGGAAATTTTTATAGGGCACAACCTGCCGGACCTTGTGGGCAGTTTTCTCTACCTGCTGCTTTCCATGGGTGTTTTGTTCTGCGTTGACTGGCGGCTTGCCATCCTTTCCATATGCCTTCTTCCTATTGGCATCGTCGCACAGGCTTTGACCGTTTCACGAAACAAGGACATGCGCGGCAAGTACTTCACTGCCAATGAAAATGCCAATGCCGCCATGGTTCAGTACATTCAGGGAATGCCTATCATAAAAGCATTTACCCGCACGGAAAGTTCATTCAAGGCATACGCGGACAGCGTTTCGGAATGCGCCTATTACGAGGCGGAGATGTGCAAGCGCTGGTCCACGCCCATGACGATTTTCACCATGTGCATCAATGCCAACATGCTGCTCATTCTGCCCGTGGGCGCGTTGATGTACCTCAACGGCTCCATCACGCTTTCGGTGCTTCTTCTGTTCTTGCTTATGGGCCTTGGCCTCGGCGCCACCCTGCACCAGCTCATGACCCTGGGGTCTTTTCTCGAACACCAGGTCGAGGGCCGCAAACGCATAGACTACCTGTTGTCTTACCCCACCTTGCCAGAGACAACACAGCCCCTCAAACCGGCAGACAGCAGCGTTGGCCTTAAGGATGTTTCCTTTGCCTATGCCGAACAGGAAGTACTGCGTAATGTGAGCGTTAACTTGAATCCCGGGCAATTTCTGGCCCTGGTGGGACCGTCGGGGGCGGGCAAAAGTACGTTGGCCCGGCTTATTCCCCGATTCTGGGATGTAAAAAGCGGTTCCATAAGCCTGGGTGGAGCAGACATCCGCAACATGACCATGGACGACCTGATGGATCATGTTTCCTTTGTTTTTCAGGATATCTTTCTTTTCAACGACACAATTGAAGCCAATCTGCGCATCGGCAAGGCCGACGCAACCAAAGAAGAAATTGAGGCCGCAGCCAAAATGGCGCAATGCCACGACTTCATCATGTCGCTTGAAGGCGGATATGCTCATGTTGTCGGGGAAAAGGGTTCCGTCATTTCCGGAGGAGAAAAGCAGCGCATCTGCATTGCCAGGGCACTGCTCAAAAATTCTCCGGTGCTGGTGCTGGACGAAGCCACGGCTTTTATTGACCCCGAAAACGAGGCAAAAATCCAAAAAGCCCTTAATGCCCTTGTGCGGGACAAGACATTGATCGTCGTTGCCCACCGCCTCTCCACCATCACGTCTGCTGATGAAATCATGGTTCTTGACGGTGGGGCCGTGGTAGCCAGGGGCACACACGAACACCTGCTGGAGACAAATCCCCTGTATCAAAAAATGTGGGCAGCGCACATGTCCAGTAAAGACTGGAACCTTACCGCCACGGAGGCATTGGCATGA
- a CDS encoding isochorismate synthase yields the protein MVEAIHSPLRFAIQGACRSASQKGRPVLAVAGVSVPTVDMLSLFARYSPQMDASLWLGLKKKSLLGLGVALECTGHGADRFTAVSAEWHTLMENAVVVGDAAPVALGGFRFDAACPASSIWLGFTDGVLVIPRLTIFQDGADSCHIVAADHVPPGADAAARLQAILSTFSRRADDEKMTSPEQEGHVSIFDPEEAKTQWHGLVNGAMNAISRGSARKIVAARAIQATSTAPFTVPNIVRRLRAENSKAAVFAFGRRGAYFVGATPEILITASAGSFQTMALAGSAPRSENLEQDALLGQALLDSDKDQIEHDFVVQAMLRALKPYCRKIVADSAPSLHKLRKVQHLVTHFSGDILPRKSLLDVVARLHPTPAVGGVPTESALAFLREHEGVDRGWYAGPVGWLDADGNGEFMVALRSGVIHRQTAVLFAGCGLVAGSDPVKEYQETRLKFSTMLDGLCPARSSAKAGGQTTH from the coding sequence ATGGTTGAAGCAATACACTCCCCCTTGCGCTTTGCCATTCAGGGCGCCTGCCGAAGCGCATCGCAAAAAGGACGTCCAGTGCTTGCCGTTGCGGGCGTTTCTGTGCCCACTGTGGATATGCTCTCTCTTTTTGCACGCTATTCCCCGCAAATGGACGCAAGCTTGTGGCTTGGCCTGAAGAAAAAATCACTGCTCGGGCTTGGGGTGGCCCTTGAATGCACAGGGCATGGCGCAGACAGGTTTACGGCCGTTTCTGCGGAATGGCATACCCTTATGGAAAATGCCGTGGTGGTGGGCGATGCGGCTCCAGTTGCTCTTGGCGGTTTCCGGTTTGATGCCGCTTGCCCGGCGTCTTCCATATGGCTGGGGTTTACTGACGGTGTGCTGGTGATCCCCCGGTTGACCATTTTTCAAGATGGGGCAGACAGCTGCCATATTGTTGCGGCGGATCACGTTCCACCTGGCGCGGATGCCGCTGCACGCCTTCAAGCCATACTTTCTACCTTTAGCAGGCGGGCGGATGACGAGAAGATGACTTCTCCTGAACAGGAAGGGCATGTTTCCATTTTTGATCCCGAAGAAGCAAAAACTCAATGGCACGGCCTCGTTAATGGCGCTATGAACGCCATTTCACGAGGTTCTGCAAGAAAGATTGTTGCCGCTCGTGCCATACAGGCCACGTCCACAGCTCCGTTCACTGTGCCGAATATTGTCAGACGGCTGCGGGCAGAGAACTCCAAGGCCGCCGTTTTCGCGTTTGGCCGTCGTGGAGCCTACTTTGTGGGAGCCACGCCGGAGATACTCATAACCGCCAGTGCAGGATCATTTCAGACGATGGCTCTGGCCGGAAGTGCTCCCCGCAGTGAAAACTTGGAGCAGGATGCCTTATTGGGGCAGGCCCTTCTGGATTCTGATAAAGATCAGATTGAGCACGATTTTGTGGTGCAGGCCATGCTGCGGGCCTTAAAACCGTATTGCAGAAAAATTGTGGCAGACTCTGCGCCATCCTTGCACAAATTGCGCAAGGTGCAGCATCTTGTCACGCATTTTTCGGGGGATATTCTTCCCCGCAAGAGCCTCCTTGACGTTGTTGCGCGTCTGCACCCCACACCCGCTGTTGGCGGGGTTCCCACAGAATCCGCGTTGGCTTTTTTGCGTGAGCACGAAGGCGTTGACCGGGGATGGTACGCCGGGCCCGTTGGCTGGCTTGATGCCGACGGCAACGGAGAATTTATGGTGGCCCTGCGCTCGGGCGTGATCCACAGGCAGACCGCTGTGCTTTTCGCTGGCTGCGGACTTGTGGCGGGCTCAGACCCGGTCAAGGAATATCAGGAAACGCGGCTCAAGTTTTCAACAATGCTCGACGGTTTGTGCCCCGCTCGCAGCAGCGCAAAGGCTGGCGGTCAGACAACCCACTAA
- a CDS encoding ABC transporter ATP-binding protein, producing MIRLIKRILAIVPTIRSQMYRAALLKALETLFMGIPYGILIFMLHDLLSGSLTASNVGFYTVGIALSYIAQGIFCWLFTRAAYPAGTELCEKIRVKIGAHLRTLPMSYFSRKNAGDTTALVSDELVMLTLLPRMAFPQFICAMVMPIVLAPFLFSVDWRLAVAALVPVPLAIPLLKKCQQALSKGMRKRSDSLVTISSSVIQYVQGMEVVKGFKQGGERFRSFAAALARFKRDNLALVFSTTPLMLAFQALLDLGFIILLVFGAYLFLGGETSLFAYLTFLVLGLRLYEPIKALGSVYEVTQSAEVTLDRIEALLKEKPLKEGTEVAPREDVGIDFNKVSFSYDQNPVLQDVSFKIPARKITAIVGPSGAGKTTILRLIARFWDVDSGEISLGGVPAQKLTAESLFSSLSMVFQDVYLFRGTVFENIAFGSPEASPEAVYTAARMARCHDFITGLPQGYETQVGEAGATLSGGEKQRISIARAILKDTPIVLLDEATASVDPENESQIQIAINALVRTKTVVLVAHRLATVTSADQIVVLDGKGGIEGTGRHESLLETSPLYQRLWNSRQEAQSWKVGAPAS from the coding sequence ATGATCCGCCTGATAAAACGAATTCTGGCCATTGTTCCGACTATCCGCTCCCAGATGTACCGGGCGGCGCTGCTTAAAGCCCTTGAAACCCTGTTTATGGGCATCCCCTACGGCATTCTGATTTTTATGCTGCATGACCTGCTTTCTGGCAGCCTTACCGCCAGTAACGTGGGTTTCTATACCGTGGGCATTGCCCTCAGCTACATTGCCCAGGGCATTTTTTGCTGGCTGTTCACCAGAGCGGCATACCCGGCCGGAACCGAATTGTGCGAAAAAATCCGTGTAAAAATCGGCGCACATTTACGCACATTGCCCATGAGCTACTTTTCCCGCAAAAATGCGGGCGATACCACGGCGCTTGTGTCTGATGAGCTGGTGATGCTGACTCTTTTGCCCCGCATGGCCTTTCCCCAATTTATCTGCGCAATGGTGATGCCCATCGTGCTGGCTCCCTTTCTGTTTTCTGTGGACTGGCGGCTGGCCGTTGCGGCACTGGTGCCAGTGCCGCTGGCTATTCCCCTGCTCAAGAAATGCCAGCAGGCATTGAGCAAAGGCATGCGTAAACGCAGCGATTCCCTTGTTACCATCAGTTCCAGCGTCATCCAGTATGTGCAGGGAATGGAGGTCGTCAAAGGTTTCAAGCAGGGGGGCGAACGCTTTCGGTCTTTTGCCGCGGCACTGGCCCGGTTCAAGCGCGACAACCTTGCCCTGGTTTTCAGCACCACCCCTCTGATGCTGGCTTTTCAGGCCCTGCTTGACCTGGGTTTCATCATTCTGCTTGTTTTTGGCGCATATCTTTTCCTGGGGGGCGAAACCAGCCTGTTCGCATACCTTACCTTTCTTGTGCTTGGGCTCAGGCTTTATGAACCCATCAAGGCATTGGGCAGCGTATATGAAGTCACCCAGTCAGCCGAAGTAACCCTTGACCGCATTGAAGCCCTTTTGAAAGAAAAGCCGCTGAAAGAAGGTACAGAGGTTGCCCCGCGCGAAGATGTGGGCATTGACTTCAACAAGGTCTCCTTTTCCTATGACCAAAATCCGGTGCTGCAGGATGTTTCATTCAAAATTCCCGCCCGAAAAATCACCGCCATTGTCGGCCCGTCAGGCGCAGGCAAAACAACCATCCTGCGCCTTATAGCCAGATTCTGGGACGTGGACAGCGGCGAGATTTCCCTTGGCGGCGTGCCCGCGCAAAAGCTTACTGCCGAATCCCTGTTCAGCAGTCTCAGCATGGTGTTTCAGGATGTCTATCTGTTTCGCGGCACAGTGTTTGAAAACATTGCTTTTGGTTCGCCTGAAGCTTCGCCCGAAGCAGTTTACACGGCTGCCCGCATGGCTCGCTGCCACGATTTCATCACCGGCCTGCCCCAAGGGTATGAAACGCAGGTTGGCGAGGCTGGAGCCACACTTTCCGGCGGTGAAAAGCAAAGAATATCCATTGCGCGGGCTATTCTGAAAGATACCCCGATCGTGCTGCTGGATGAGGCGACAGCCTCGGTTGACCCAGAGAATGAAAGCCAGATCCAGATAGCCATCAATGCTCTTGTTCGCACAAAAACCGTTGTGCTGGTGGCGCATCGCCTGGCCACGGTTACCAGTGCCGACCAGATAGTTGTTCTGGACGGCAAGGGCGGCATTGAAGGCACGGGCAGGCATGAATCTTTGCTTGAAACCAGCCCGCTGTACCAACGGCTGTGGAACAGCCGTCAGGAAGCCCAAAGCTGGAAGGTAGGAGCCCCCGCCAGCTGA
- a CDS encoding MotA/TolQ/ExbB proton channel family protein: MNSMIEAVLQATLISKCVLVLLLFMSVASWAYMCGKWFTLRAAQSRTQEGLVAFDDAANLSQALPVMEADRQSPLYGITRRAVREYNRLTRTGDTDRLLNDNVRRALHFAIAEEVARLKSSLALLATAANTAPFIGLFGTVWGIMHSFTAIAQMKSVSLATVAPGIAEALIATAVGLFVAIPAVCGYNIFRAKLTYIEGVCINYAGQLLNRLQHEAPGYSKGISFAEER; this comes from the coding sequence GTGAATTCCATGATTGAGGCCGTATTGCAGGCTACACTTATTTCAAAATGTGTATTGGTGCTGCTGTTGTTTATGTCTGTGGCCAGTTGGGCCTATATGTGCGGCAAATGGTTCACGTTGCGCGCTGCTCAGAGCCGAACCCAAGAGGGGCTGGTGGCCTTTGACGATGCCGCGAATCTGAGTCAGGCCCTGCCCGTGATGGAGGCTGACAGGCAGTCACCCCTGTACGGTATCACCCGCCGCGCAGTACGTGAATATAACCGCCTCACACGCACGGGCGATACCGACAGACTGCTCAACGACAACGTACGCCGTGCCCTGCACTTTGCCATTGCCGAAGAAGTGGCGCGGCTCAAATCATCGCTGGCGCTGCTGGCCACCGCAGCCAATACGGCTCCCTTCATCGGCCTGTTCGGCACCGTGTGGGGGATCATGCATTCCTTTACAGCCATAGCCCAAATGAAAAGCGTTTCGCTGGCAACAGTGGCCCCCGGCATCGCCGAGGCGCTTATTGCCACGGCGGTCGGCCTGTTTGTGGCCATACCCGCAGTGTGCGGTTACAACATCTTCCGTGCAAAGCTGACATATATTGAGGGCGTGTGCATCAACTACGCCGGGCAATTGCTCAATCGGCTTCAGCACGAAGCGCCAGGATACAGCAAGGGCATCAGCTTTGCCGAGGAGCGCTGA
- a CDS encoding isochorismate lyase, which yields MKLPDECCNLGDIRCEIDRLDSEIIKLLGHRLAYVLAAAQFKKSEEDIPAPERVKAMLADRRVWAREAGLSEDFIENLFEQITSWYIATQIEHWQKTRGQVKGASHG from the coding sequence ATGAAACTACCTGATGAATGCTGCAATCTTGGGGATATTCGTTGTGAAATTGACCGCCTGGACAGTGAAATTATCAAGCTTCTCGGCCATCGCCTTGCCTATGTTCTTGCAGCGGCACAGTTTAAGAAAAGTGAAGAAGATATTCCCGCTCCAGAGCGTGTGAAGGCCATGCTGGCGGATCGGCGAGTCTGGGCCAGGGAAGCAGGCCTTTCTGAAGACTTCATTGAGAACTTATTTGAACAGATAACCAGCTGGTATATTGCAACGCAGATTGAGCACTGGCAAAAAACGCGCGGCCAGGTCAAAGGCGCCAGTCATGGTTGA
- a CDS encoding metal-sensing transcriptional repressor: MDVDAVTKRLRRIEGQIKGIIKMVENDKPCEDVLIQIGAVKSALHKTGQVVLEGHMQHCVLDGVKNGNEAEVLKRLTSAIEQFSRIV, encoded by the coding sequence ATGGACGTCGACGCTGTTACCAAGCGGCTTCGGCGTATTGAAGGCCAGATCAAAGGCATCATAAAGATGGTCGAGAATGACAAGCCGTGTGAAGACGTTCTTATCCAGATAGGCGCGGTCAAGTCTGCTTTGCATAAAACAGGGCAGGTCGTGCTTGAGGGCCATATGCAGCACTGTGTTCTGGACGGCGTCAAAAATGGAAACGAGGCCGAAGTATTGAAGCGGCTGACATCAGCCATTGAGCAGTTTTCAAGAATTGTCTGA
- a CDS encoding CatB-related O-acetyltransferase produces the protein MYGPSPLTIKPMAAAPSVRFLKNITTNPNIIAGDYTLVHLPDGVDDFERFVLYHYPFMGDKLIFGKFCGIAREVKFIMNGSHHKMTGISTYPFHILANGWEKVTPPISELPMKGDTVIENDVWIGFNSVIRPGIRIGNGACVASCSMVTKDVPPYSIVGGNPAKLIRMRFSDEEIDILQNIAWWDWPADKLTEHLELIVNGDVMALAKVA, from the coding sequence ATGTACGGCCCTTCCCCCTTGACCATAAAGCCCATGGCGGCTGCGCCTAGCGTGCGGTTTTTGAAAAACATCACAACAAATCCCAATATCATTGCGGGCGACTATACCCTTGTGCATTTGCCGGACGGAGTGGACGACTTTGAACGCTTTGTGCTTTATCACTACCCCTTTATGGGAGATAAGCTCATATTCGGCAAATTTTGCGGCATTGCCCGGGAAGTCAAATTCATCATGAACGGCTCGCACCACAAGATGACCGGAATTTCCACGTATCCTTTTCATATTCTTGCCAATGGGTGGGAGAAGGTCACGCCACCCATTTCTGAACTGCCCATGAAGGGTGATACGGTTATTGAAAATGACGTGTGGATTGGTTTCAACTCGGTTATCAGGCCGGGCATCCGCATAGGAAACGGAGCGTGCGTGGCCTCATGCTCAATGGTGACAAAAGATGTACCGCCCTATTCCATTGTTGGCGGCAATCCGGCCAAGCTTATCCGCATGCGTTTTTCCGACGAGGAAATCGACATATTGCAAAATATCGCATGGTGGGATTGGCCTGCTGACAAACTGACGGAACACCTTGAACTGATTGTTAATGGCGATGTGATGGCCCTGGCAAAAGTTGCCTGA
- the tolR gene encoding protein TolR translates to MAASTDDDFVADINVTPFVDVMLVLLIIFMVTAPMMTEGLDVALPKVETSEVLPTEDDHIILTIKSNGALYLDEYETGLADLPEVLTTRVKNAGRQLFVRADKDVPYGMVMHVMDRVRGAGVSDVGLVTTSLPDDASGAETSGAAASGSKKDNLQ, encoded by the coding sequence ATGGCCGCATCCACAGACGACGATTTTGTTGCCGATATCAACGTGACCCCCTTCGTGGACGTCATGCTGGTGCTGCTGATTATCTTTATGGTCACGGCCCCGATGATGACCGAAGGGCTTGATGTAGCCCTGCCCAAGGTGGAGACTTCAGAGGTTTTACCTACCGAAGATGACCACATCATCCTCACCATCAAGTCCAATGGGGCGCTTTACCTCGACGAGTATGAAACCGGGCTGGCCGACCTGCCCGAAGTGCTCACCACGCGCGTAAAGAACGCCGGGCGGCAGCTTTTTGTGCGCGCAGACAAAGACGTTCCGTACGGCATGGTCATGCACGTTATGGATCGCGTGCGCGGTGCGGGCGTCAGCGACGTGGGCCTTGTGACCACATCCTTGCCCGACGACGCCTCCGGCGCGGAAACCAGCGGGGCAGCGGCTTCCGGCAGCAAAAAGGACAATCTGCAATGA
- a CDS encoding heavy metal translocating P-type ATPase, with product MLKTLFYTLSGLRMTVLGGVFLAASLVILLGDIYVPLDPAWVTIFICGFPLVYLALYRVFFERRITSALLISIAMFACIYIGELFAAGEVAFIMAIGAILEERTVEKAKKGIKELISLMPLQGRRLTIHGETMREEMVAVEQIRCGDLLRVLPGETVPVDGTIRAGNTSIDQSAMTGEFLPVDKTEGDDVFSGTINRFGAIDIEAIKTGEDSSLQKLVSMVQEAENSKAPMQRIVDKWAAWLVPIAMIIAVGAYAITSDIVRAVTVLVVFCPCALALATPTSIMAAIGQATKQGVLIKSGEALENMGKVDRIAFDKTGTLTHGTLAVSDIISFLPEKTPHGLLHFAASMEALSEHPLGKAIVAHAKEKSVPLSKADGFIMTPGKGISASVDGTDALIGNIGYLQDNGVHVDEKTAAVLKDLRMQGKAVILIALEGVCAGTVAFSDTLRASAQDMVNKLHDMGTGVVLLTGDHQQTASYFSKQAGIDLVYSDLLPAQKVEHIKLLQQQGHVVCMIGDGVNDAPALKIADVGVAMGSMGSDIAIDAADIALMGDDIAKIPYLKRLSDATVNTIKFNITLSMAINFVAISMSVMGLLNPITGALVHNAGSVLVVLNAARLYERKLIADVA from the coding sequence ATGCTTAAAACTCTCTTCTATACCCTGTCCGGGCTACGCATGACTGTACTGGGGGGCGTTTTTCTGGCCGCCAGCCTTGTGATCCTGCTGGGGGACATTTATGTGCCGCTAGACCCGGCCTGGGTTACGATTTTCATTTGCGGGTTTCCTTTAGTCTATCTCGCTCTGTACCGCGTCTTTTTTGAACGCCGTATTACATCCGCTCTGCTTATCTCCATAGCCATGTTTGCGTGCATTTATATTGGTGAACTTTTTGCCGCCGGAGAGGTCGCGTTCATTATGGCTATCGGCGCCATTTTGGAAGAAAGAACCGTAGAGAAGGCCAAAAAAGGCATAAAGGAATTAATCAGCCTCATGCCCCTACAGGGCCGTAGGCTTACGATACACGGCGAAACCATGCGTGAAGAAATGGTTGCCGTTGAGCAAATCCGCTGCGGTGATCTGTTGCGGGTTTTGCCGGGTGAAACTGTGCCAGTGGACGGAACTATCCGCGCTGGCAACACATCCATAGACCAGTCAGCCATGACCGGAGAGTTTCTGCCAGTAGATAAAACTGAGGGAGACGACGTCTTCAGTGGAACAATCAACCGGTTCGGGGCAATTGATATTGAAGCCATCAAGACCGGCGAAGACTCTTCTTTGCAGAAACTTGTCAGCATGGTGCAAGAGGCAGAAAACAGCAAAGCGCCCATGCAGCGCATTGTGGACAAATGGGCCGCATGGCTTGTTCCCATAGCGATGATTATTGCCGTTGGCGCATACGCCATCACAAGCGATATCGTACGGGCTGTTACCGTTCTTGTGGTTTTTTGCCCCTGCGCTCTGGCGCTGGCGACGCCCACGTCCATCATGGCCGCCATTGGTCAGGCCACCAAACAGGGGGTTTTGATTAAATCCGGTGAAGCTCTGGAAAATATGGGCAAGGTTGACCGCATAGCTTTTGACAAAACAGGAACACTTACCCACGGCACACTGGCTGTCAGCGATATCATTTCCTTTTTGCCTGAAAAAACGCCGCACGGCCTGCTGCACTTTGCAGCTTCGATGGAGGCGCTGTCAGAGCATCCGCTTGGCAAGGCCATTGTGGCTCATGCCAAAGAAAAGAGTGTTCCTCTGTCAAAGGCAGACGGCTTTATCATGACACCCGGCAAGGGCATCAGCGCCAGTGTTGACGGCACTGACGCGCTCATCGGGAACATCGGCTACTTGCAGGACAACGGTGTGCATGTGGATGAAAAAACCGCTGCCGTCTTGAAAGACCTGCGTATGCAGGGCAAGGCCGTAATTTTGATAGCCCTTGAAGGCGTCTGCGCGGGAACAGTGGCGTTTTCAGACACTCTCCGGGCTAGTGCGCAAGATATGGTAAATAAACTGCATGATATGGGAACAGGTGTTGTGCTTTTGACTGGCGACCATCAACAAACTGCCAGTTATTTTTCGAAACAGGCCGGAATTGACCTTGTCTATTCTGACTTGCTTCCTGCGCAGAAGGTCGAGCATATCAAACTATTGCAGCAGCAAGGCCATGTTGTGTGCATGATTGGCGATGGCGTAAATGACGCCCCGGCATTGAAAATCGCTGATGTTGGTGTGGCAATGGGCTCTATGGGCAGCGATATTGCCATTGACGCAGCCGACATCGCGCTGATGGGCGACGACATCGCAAAAATCCCCTACTTGAAGCGCCTCTCTGATGCCACTGTCAATACCATCAAATTCAATATTACCCTGTCGATGGCAATAAATTTTGTCGCCATCAGCATGTCGGTCATGGGACTGCTCAACCCCATAACAGGAGCCCTGGTACACAACGCTGGTTCCGTTCTCGTTGTGCTCAATGCCGCCCGCCTGTACGAGCGAAAGTTGATCGCCGACGTTGCGTAG
- a CDS encoding 2-amino-3,7-dideoxy-D-threo-hept-6-ulosonate synthase — MNTGKRTRLSRIMDESSNRTLIVPMDHGTTSGAIQGLTDARETMKDMVAGGADALVLHKGLVRQGHPAGRRRAALIMHLSASTDLSPLCNSKALVGSVEEALRLGADAVSVHVNLGDVEERRMLVDIGRTAESCDSWGMPLLAMIYARGPHIKNAHAPEVVAHCARVGMELGADIVKVPYTDEAGAFTDVVKACGVPVVIAGGKRMSSDHEFLHMAADAIRAGASGLSVGRNVFQHPRRKALLKALRGIVHGNKTAEEGLALLARPGPQISVA, encoded by the coding sequence ATGAATACAGGTAAAAGAACTCGTCTTTCCCGTATTATGGATGAAAGCTCCAACCGGACGCTCATTGTGCCTATGGATCACGGAACAACATCTGGAGCCATACAGGGACTGACAGATGCGCGGGAAACCATGAAGGATATGGTTGCCGGAGGTGCGGATGCGCTGGTTCTGCACAAAGGGCTTGTGCGGCAGGGGCATCCAGCAGGTAGAAGGCGCGCGGCTTTGATAATGCATCTCTCTGCCTCTACCGACCTGTCGCCTCTTTGCAACAGCAAGGCGCTTGTGGGGTCGGTAGAAGAGGCTTTGCGGCTCGGGGCCGATGCTGTTTCAGTGCATGTCAATCTGGGGGATGTTGAAGAACGCCGAATGCTGGTGGATATAGGCAGGACCGCGGAATCGTGTGACAGTTGGGGCATGCCCCTGCTTGCCATGATATATGCGCGTGGCCCACATATTAAAAATGCTCATGCGCCTGAAGTGGTCGCCCACTGCGCACGCGTGGGTATGGAACTGGGAGCCGATATTGTCAAAGTGCCCTACACGGATGAAGCTGGCGCGTTTACTGATGTAGTAAAAGCGTGCGGCGTGCCTGTGGTCATTGCTGGCGGAAAGCGCATGTCGTCGGATCACGAGTTTTTGCACATGGCGGCAGATGCAATCAGGGCAGGCGCATCTGGTTTGTCCGTGGGACGTAACGTCTTCCAGCATCCCCGGCGCAAAGCGCTGCTTAAAGCGTTGAGGGGCATTGTGCACGGCAACAAAACTGCAGAAGAAGGTTTGGCCTTACTGGCAAGACCAGGGCCGCAGATTTCTGTTGCGTGA